The following are encoded in a window of Manihot esculenta cultivar AM560-2 chromosome 8, M.esculenta_v8, whole genome shotgun sequence genomic DNA:
- the LOC110609159 gene encoding uncharacterized protein LOC110609159: protein MGDSLLTALSMENHHPSTLLSMDSSASSHEELDLEMNRQIVLSRPPDINLPLSAERSPPPQSWNSDPCDILDVGLGQQVYETESLLNIPKVGRKCAKRVDSIWGAWFFFSFYFKPALNEKSKAKIIRDSNGFSGFDKSDLKLDVFMVQHDMENMYMWVFKDRPENALGKMQLRSYMNGHSRQGERLFPFSVDKGFVRSHRMQRKHYRGLSNPQCVHGIEVVPSPNLMGLDEDEKKRWMELTGRDLNFTIPSEASDFSSWRNLPNTDFELERPPAPIKSASNSHSKKLLNGSGLNLSTQPSSHSNGDVMDLSPVSSKRRKDFFSHGRDDDCYLAVNPPSDRMAVIELNPTEPQWLQDFSGVMKNVYGPVTAAKTIYEDEEGYLIIISLPFVDLQRVKVTWRNTLTHGIIKVSGVSTSRMPFIKRNDRTFKLTDPASEHCPPGEFVREIPLSTRIPEDANIEAYYDGPGSALEILVPKLREGPEEHEVRVCFHPHLGGNDLMLT, encoded by the coding sequence ATGGGAGATTCTCTTCTCACAGCTTTGTCAATGGAGAATCATCACCCATCCACCCTCTTGTCAATGGATTCCAGTGCCTCCTCTCACGAAGAATTGGATTTAGAGATGAATCGTCAAATCGTACTTTCCCGTCCACCTGATATCAATTTACCCCTGTCAGCCGAGCGTAGTCCACCGCCACAGTCATGGAATTCTGacccatgtgatattttagatGTTGGACTTGGTCAGCAGGTTTATGAGACTGAGAGTCTCCTTAATATCCCCAAAGTTGGAAGGAAATGTGCCAAGCGGGTCGATAGTATTTGGGGTGCTTGGTTTTTCTTTAGTTTCTACTTTAAACCTGCTCTGAATGAGAAATCTAAGGCAAAGATTATTCGGGACAGCAATGGATTTTCTGGATTTGACAAATCTGATCTGAAGCttgatgtttttatggttcAGCATGACATGGAGAACATGTACATGTGGGTTTTTAAGGACAGGCCTGAGAATGCATTGGGTAAGATGCAGCTGAGGAGCTACATGAATGGGCATTCTCGTCAAGGGGAGCGCCTCTTTCCATTTAGTGTGGATAAGGGTTTTGTACGATCACATAGAATGCAGCGGAAGCATTATAGGGGACTGTCAAATCCTCAGTGTGTGCATGGGATTGAAGTTGTTCCCTCACCCAATCTCATGGGTCTTGATGAGGATGAGAAGAAAAGGTGGATGGAACTCACAGGTAGAGATTTGAACTTCACAATCCCATCTGAAGCTAGTGATTTCAGTTCTTGGAGAAACCTTCCAAATACAGATTTTGAGCTTGAGAGGCCTCCTGCTCCTATAAAGAGTGCCTCTAATTCCCACTCAAAGAAGCTACTTAATGGTTCTGGGCTCAATTTGTCAACTCAGCCATCCAGCCATAGCAATGGTGATGTGATGGACCTATCGCCTGTTAGCAGCAAAAGGAGGAAGGACTTTTTCTCACATGGAAGGGATGATGATTGTTATTTGGCTGTTAATCCTCCCTCTGATCGGATGGCAGTTATAGAACTTAACCCGACTGAGCCACAGTGGTTGCAGGATTTTAGTGGTGTGATGAAGAATGTTTATGGGCCAGTGACAGCAGCAAAAACGATCTACGAGGATGAAGAAGGTTACTTGATTATTATCAGTTTGCCCTTTGTGGATCTGCAGAGGGTGAAGGTTACTTGGAGAAATACACTTACTCATGGTATAATTAAGGTATCTGGTGTGAGCACATCTCGCATGCCATTCATCAAGAGAAATGATAGGACGTTCAAGCTCACAGATCCAGCTTCTGAGCATTGCCCACCAGGGGAGTTTGTTAGGGAAATCCCTCTTTCAACTAGAATTCCCGAGGATGCTAACATAGAAGCGTATTACGATGGGCCAGGATCTGCACTTGAGATTCTAGTGCCAAAACTTCGTGAGGGACCAGAAGAACATGAGGTTCGTGTTTGCTTTCATCCTCACCTCGGAGGCAATGATCTTATGTTAACTTAG